ATCGAAGACGGTGCAACGATCATCGGCCCCACCATGATCGGGCCGAGTTGCCACATCTGCGAGGGCGCCACGGTGGATAACTCGATCATTTTTGACTACTCGCGCATCGGTGCAGGCGTGCAGCTGCTGGAGAAACTGGTGTTCGGGCGCTACTGCGTGGGCAAGGACGGTGACCACTTCGACCTGCAGGAAGCATCCCTTGACTGGCTGATCACCGACGCCCGGCGTCAGGACCTGGTGGAACCGTCCCCCCAGCAGAAAGCCATGGCTGAGCTTCTGGGCACGGATCTCACCCAGGCAGCGAGCTGAGTCCTGCCCGCTCCAAGATCATCGGAATTCGCTCCTCAGCCTTAATCGCCATTAAGTGCACCCCGCGCACGATGCCGAGGTAACGCTTCACCTGTTCAGCGGCGATCTCCACGCCCTCCATCGCTGGGTTCTCCGAGGACTCAAGCCGTTCGATCAACGCATCGGGGATGCAGGCTCCCGGAACAACACGATTGATGAACCGGGCATTTTTGGCTGACTTCAGCAAAAACACACCAGCCAGCACAGGAAGGTCCAGGGGACCGGCCAACTCATGCTGAAAGCGCTCAAGCGCTGAAGGATCCATCACCATCTGGGTTTGAACGAAGCGGGCTCCCGCGGCTTGCTTGCGCTGCAACCGGCGCTGTAAGCCGCTCCAGCTCCTGGATTGTGGATCTGCGGCACAGCCAGCGAACAGCGTGGTCTCCCCATCTGGAAGGGTGCCCTGAACGGGATCGACACCCCGGTTGAGAGCCTGCACCTGCTGCAAC
The Synechococcus sp. PROS-U-1 DNA segment above includes these coding regions:
- a CDS encoding methylenetetrahydrofolate reductase, whose protein sequence is MRTALQRAIETGDHVVTAEVMPPRGGDPSHMLAMAEILRGCVHAVNVTDGSRAVMRMSSLASCKLLLEAGLEPVLQMACRDRNRIALQADLLGAHALGIGNLLCLTGDPVRAGDQADARPVNEFESVKLLQQVQALNRGVDPVQGTLPDGETTLFAGCAADPQSRSWSGLQRRLQRKQAAGARFVQTQMVMDPSALERFQHELAGPLDLPVLAGVFLLKSAKNARFINRVVPGACIPDALIERLESSENPAMEGVEIAAEQVKRYLGIVRGVHLMAIKAEERIPMILERAGLSSLPG